One window of the Mycobacterium xenopi genome contains the following:
- the tesB gene encoding acyl-CoA thioesterase II, giving the protein MSIEQILDLEQLEVNIYRGRVFSPESGNWQRTFGGHVAGQSLVSAVRTVDPHYLVHSLHGYFLRPGDAKAPTVFLVERIRDGGSFCTRRVNAIQHGETIFSMSASFQTDQSGIEHQDVMPSAPSPDDLPGLASVEVFDDAGFRQFDEWDVRIVPREKLRRLPGLASQQQVWFRHRDPLPDDPVLHICALAYMSDLTLLGSAQVNHLDERHHLQVASLDHAMWFMRPFRADEWLLYDQSSPSACGGRSLTQGKIFNHYGEMVAAVMQEGLTRYKRDLRAAP; this is encoded by the coding sequence GTGTCGATCGAGCAGATCCTTGATCTCGAACAACTCGAGGTCAACATCTACCGCGGCCGCGTGTTCAGCCCGGAATCGGGCAACTGGCAACGCACCTTCGGCGGCCATGTCGCAGGCCAGTCGCTGGTGTCGGCGGTGCGCACCGTCGACCCGCACTACCTGGTGCATTCCCTGCACGGTTACTTTCTGCGGCCAGGAGATGCCAAGGCGCCCACCGTTTTTCTCGTCGAACGCATCCGCGACGGCGGCTCCTTTTGCACCAGGCGTGTCAACGCGATCCAGCATGGGGAGACGATCTTCTCCATGTCGGCGTCGTTTCAAACCGACCAAAGTGGCATCGAGCATCAAGACGTGATGCCGTCCGCACCGTCACCGGATGACCTGCCGGGGCTGGCCTCGGTCGAGGTGTTCGACGACGCGGGATTCCGACAGTTCGACGAGTGGGACGTCCGCATCGTGCCCCGGGAGAAACTGCGACGCCTGCCCGGGCTGGCGTCCCAGCAGCAGGTGTGGTTTCGCCACCGCGACCCGCTGCCCGACGATCCGGTGCTACACATCTGCGCGCTGGCCTATATGAGCGATCTCACGCTGCTGGGTTCGGCGCAGGTCAACCACCTCGACGAGCGTCACCACCTCCAGGTCGCGTCGCTGGACCACGCGATGTGGTTCATGCGCCCGTTCCGGGCCGACGAATGGCTGCTCTACGACCAGTCCTCGCCGTCGGCCTGCGGCGGGCGGTCGCTGACCCAGGGCAAGATCTTCAACCACTACGGCGAGATGGTCGCGGCGGTGATGCAGGAGGGTCTGACCCGCTACAAGCGCGACTTGCGTGCTGCGCCATGA
- the pgsA gene encoding phosphatidylinositol phosphate synthase, whose translation MSKFLSREGVARVTTPLARGLLRTGFTADSVTIIGTAAAVLAALTLFSTGRLFAGTFVIWFFVMFDTLDGAMARESGGGSRFGAVLDATCDRISDGAVFCGLLWWAAFGLHSASLVVATMICLVTSQVISYIKARAEASGLRGDGGFIERPERLIIALVGAGLSDLPVFPLPWALHVAMWLLAVASMITCAQRLHTVRHSPGAADPMRPSDERGKPEKSEP comes from the coding sequence GTGAGCAAGTTTTTGTCCCGTGAGGGCGTCGCACGGGTCACCACGCCGCTGGCGCGAGGCCTGTTGCGGACTGGATTCACCGCGGACAGTGTGACCATCATCGGCACCGCCGCCGCGGTGCTGGCCGCGCTGACGCTGTTTTCGACCGGCCGCTTGTTCGCCGGCACCTTCGTGATCTGGTTCTTCGTCATGTTCGACACGCTCGACGGGGCGATGGCCCGCGAGAGCGGCGGCGGCAGCCGCTTCGGCGCGGTGCTTGACGCCACCTGCGATCGCATCAGCGACGGCGCGGTGTTCTGCGGGCTGTTGTGGTGGGCGGCGTTCGGCCTGCACAGCGCGTCGCTGGTGGTGGCCACGATGATCTGCCTGGTGACCTCGCAGGTGATCTCCTACATCAAGGCCCGCGCCGAAGCCAGCGGACTGCGCGGCGACGGAGGCTTCATCGAAAGGCCGGAGCGGCTGATCATCGCGCTGGTCGGCGCCGGGTTATCGGATCTGCCGGTGTTTCCGCTGCCCTGGGCGCTGCATGTGGCGATGTGGTTGCTGGCGGTGGCCAGCATGATCACCTGCGCCCAGCGGTTGCACACCGTGCGGCACTCGCCCGGGGCCGCCGATCCCATGCGCCCCTCGGACGAGCGCGGGAAACCGGAAAAGAGCGAGCCGTGA
- the pdxS gene encoding pyridoxal 5'-phosphate synthase lyase subunit PdxS has product MAEMLKGGVIMDVVTPEQARIAEGAGAVAVMALERVPADIRAQGGVSRMSDPDMIESIMSAVTIPVMAKARIGHFVEAQILQSLGVDYIDESEVLTPADYTHHIDKWKFTVPFVCGATNLGEALRRITEGAAMIRSKGEAGTGDVSNATTHMRAITGEIRRLTSLTDDELYTAAKELQAPYELVVEVARAGKLPVTLFCAGGIATPADAAMMMQLGAEGVFVGSGIFKSGDPAQRAAAIVKATTFYDDPDVLARVSRGLGEPMVGINVEEIATPHRLAERGW; this is encoded by the coding sequence ATGGCCGAGATGCTCAAGGGTGGCGTCATCATGGACGTCGTCACCCCCGAGCAGGCCCGCATCGCCGAAGGGGCCGGCGCCGTGGCGGTCATGGCGCTGGAACGGGTCCCTGCCGACATCCGCGCTCAGGGCGGCGTGTCGCGGATGAGTGATCCCGACATGATCGAAAGCATCATGTCCGCGGTCACGATTCCCGTGATGGCCAAAGCCCGCATCGGGCATTTCGTCGAAGCCCAGATTCTGCAGAGCCTGGGAGTGGACTACATCGACGAGTCCGAGGTGCTCACCCCGGCCGACTACACCCACCACATCGACAAGTGGAAGTTCACCGTGCCGTTCGTGTGCGGGGCGACCAATCTCGGTGAGGCGCTGCGACGCATTACCGAGGGTGCGGCGATGATTCGCTCCAAGGGCGAAGCCGGCACCGGCGACGTGTCCAACGCGACCACACACATGCGTGCGATCACCGGCGAAATCCGGCGACTGACATCGCTGACCGACGACGAGTTGTACACCGCCGCAAAGGAATTGCAAGCACCCTACGAGCTTGTCGTCGAGGTGGCCCGTGCCGGCAAGCTGCCGGTCACTCTGTTTTGCGCCGGCGGGATCGCCACCCCGGCCGACGCCGCGATGATGATGCAGCTTGGCGCCGAGGGCGTGTTCGTCGGCTCGGGCATCTTCAAGTCCGGCGACCCTGCCCAGCGCGCCGCCGCGATCGTCAAGGCCACCACGTTCTACGACGACCCGGATGTGCTGGCCAGGGTGTCGCGCGGGCTCGGCGAGCCGATGGTGGGCATCAACGTAGAGGAGATCGCCACGCCGCATCGCCTGGCCGAACGCGGCTGGTAA
- a CDS encoding PE family protein produces the protein MSFVVTTPEMLAAASGDLQRIGTALSAGNAAAAAPTTGVLAPAADSVSARTAAVFAGYARQYQALSAQAAAFHSQFVQALNAAGNSYADTEAANAAAQLAGHVGGSNAGVGHLTNGNLSTANVGLLNSSTANLNSASNVNNAALASTLSRTGTALIMGGTGNPQPDPGYVAAVNQLYIAPKYPGYNPVGLYTPEQFWPVTGLTSQTFGQSVNQGVPLLNNAIMTQTAGGNHVVVVGYSQSATVATLEMRHLNALPASARPSPDQLSFVLLGDPNNPNGGILERFHGLYIPGLDVLFNGATPPNTPYPTAIYTIQYDGWADFPQYPINLVADANAVAGIYYLHGAYPDLTAAQLAAAVQQPVSAGYTGATSYYLIPTQNLPLLEPLRQVPVVGNPLADLLQPDLRVIVELGYDRAGYANVPTPAGLFPNINLFAVADDLSHGTVQGLHDGLVAAGVRPA, from the coding sequence ATGTCTTTCGTGGTGACGACGCCGGAGATGCTGGCGGCTGCAAGCGGTGACCTGCAGCGAATTGGCACGGCGCTAAGCGCGGGAAACGCGGCCGCCGCCGCTCCGACAACGGGTGTGTTGGCGCCTGCGGCCGATTCGGTGTCGGCGCGCACCGCCGCAGTTTTCGCCGGATACGCCCGGCAGTATCAGGCTCTCAGCGCACAAGCTGCGGCGTTCCACAGTCAGTTCGTCCAAGCGTTGAACGCCGCCGGCAACTCATATGCCGACACCGAGGCTGCCAATGCCGCCGCCCAGCTGGCGGGCCACGTGGGCGGTAGTAATGCGGGCGTCGGCCACCTCACCAACGGCAACTTGAGCACCGCAAACGTCGGCCTGCTCAACTCGAGCACGGCAAACCTTAATTCGGCCAGCAACGTCAACAATGCGGCGCTTGCGTCGACGTTGTCGCGCACCGGGACTGCGTTGATCATGGGCGGCACCGGAAACCCGCAACCCGACCCCGGCTACGTTGCTGCCGTAAATCAGCTCTACATCGCGCCCAAGTACCCCGGTTACAACCCGGTGGGGCTTTATACGCCTGAGCAGTTTTGGCCGGTAACGGGTCTGACCAGCCAAACGTTCGGCCAGTCGGTGAATCAGGGTGTGCCGTTACTGAACAACGCGATCATGACTCAAACCGCTGGCGGCAACCATGTCGTCGTCGTGGGTTACTCGCAGAGCGCCACGGTGGCCACTCTGGAAATGCGCCATCTCAATGCGTTGCCGGCCAGTGCACGGCCAAGTCCAGACCAGCTCTCCTTTGTGCTGCTGGGCGATCCGAACAATCCCAACGGCGGGATCCTCGAGCGCTTCCACGGCTTGTACATCCCAGGCCTGGATGTGCTCTTCAACGGCGCGACCCCGCCAAACACGCCCTACCCCACCGCGATTTACACGATCCAGTACGACGGCTGGGCCGATTTCCCGCAGTACCCAATTAATCTCGTCGCCGATGCCAACGCCGTTGCAGGCATCTATTACCTGCACGGCGCGTATCCGGATCTCACGGCCGCACAGCTTGCTGCGGCTGTGCAACAGCCGGTGTCTGCGGGGTACACCGGTGCCACCTCCTACTACTTGATCCCGACGCAGAATCTGCCGCTCTTGGAACCGCTGCGTCAGGTCCCCGTCGTAGGGAACCCGCTGGCCGACCTCCTCCAGCCCGACCTGCGCGTGATTGTCGAGCTGGGCTATGACCGGGCCGGCTACGCGAATGTTCCCACTCCGGCCGGATTGTTTCCGAACATCAACCTGTTCGCCGTGGCCGACGACCTGAGCCACGGCACGGTGCAAGGCCTGCACGACGGACTGGTCGCTGCGGGAGTGCGCCCCGCATAG
- a CDS encoding HIT family protein, which produces MADDDDREREEAATLVDRGVGEVDHLQRLWTPYRMSYLAEAPLRRANSDPAQLFTDIPQLPDEDGLVVARGKLVYAVLNLYPYNPGHLMIVPYRRVSELEDLTEQESAELMAFTQKSIRVIKAVSRPHGFNVGLNLGTSAGGSLAEHLHVHVVPRWGGDANFITIIGDSKVIPQLLRDTRRLLATEWAKQP; this is translated from the coding sequence GTGGCTGACGACGACGACCGCGAGCGCGAGGAGGCGGCGACCCTGGTAGACCGGGGCGTCGGTGAGGTCGACCACCTGCAGCGGTTGTGGACGCCGTACCGGATGAGTTACTTGGCCGAGGCGCCACTGCGGCGGGCGAACTCCGATCCCGCGCAGCTGTTCACCGACATTCCGCAGCTTCCCGACGAGGACGGGCTGGTGGTCGCGCGCGGCAAGCTGGTCTACGCGGTGCTGAACTTGTACCCGTACAACCCAGGGCACCTGATGATCGTGCCCTATCGGCGGGTGTCCGAACTGGAGGACCTCACCGAGCAGGAGAGCGCCGAATTGATGGCTTTCACCCAGAAGTCGATTCGCGTCATCAAGGCGGTGTCGCGGCCACACGGCTTCAACGTGGGCCTGAACCTGGGAACCTCGGCGGGCGGTTCGCTGGCCGAGCACCTGCATGTGCACGTGGTTCCGCGCTGGGGCGGCGACGCGAATTTCATCACGATCATCGGCGACTCCAAGGTCATCCCGCAGCTGCTGCGCGACACTCGCCGGCTGCTGGCCACCGAGTGGGCGAAACAACCGTGA
- a CDS encoding glycosyltransferase family 4 protein, giving the protein MRIGMVCPYSFDVPGGVQSHVLQLAEVMRARGHVVSVLAPSSPQVCLPDYVVSGGRAVPIPYNGSVARLRFGPATHRRVKRWLAEGAFDVLHLHEPNAPSLSMLALNVAEGPIVATFHTSTTKSLTLSVFQGILRPMHEKIVGRIAVSDLARRWQMEALGSDAVEIPNGVDVASFASAARLPGYPRAGKTVLFLGRYDEPRKGMSVLLGALPSVVRHFPDVQLLIVGRGDEDELRSQAGELVNHLRFLGQVDDAGKASALRSADVYCAPNTGGESFGIVLVEAMAAGTAVVASDLHAFRRVLRDGQAGCLVPVDDPAALGAALVDVLSNDVLRERYVAAGAEAVRRYDWSVVANQIMRVYETVAGSGAKVQVAS; this is encoded by the coding sequence ATGCGGATCGGCATGGTCTGCCCGTACTCGTTCGACGTTCCCGGCGGGGTGCAGTCACACGTGCTGCAGCTGGCTGAGGTGATGCGCGCCCGCGGGCATGTGGTCAGCGTGCTGGCGCCGTCGTCGCCGCAGGTCTGCCTGCCCGACTATGTGGTCTCCGGCGGGCGCGCGGTGCCGATTCCCTACAACGGGTCGGTGGCCCGGCTGCGGTTCGGCCCGGCGACGCACCGCAGGGTCAAGCGCTGGCTGGCCGAGGGGGCCTTCGACGTCTTGCATCTGCACGAGCCGAACGCGCCCAGCCTGTCGATGCTGGCGTTGAACGTGGCCGAGGGCCCGATCGTGGCAACCTTCCATACCTCGACCACCAAATCGCTGACCCTGTCAGTCTTCCAGGGCATTCTGCGGCCCATGCATGAAAAGATCGTCGGCCGCATCGCGGTGTCCGATCTGGCGCGGCGCTGGCAGATGGAAGCCCTGGGTTCGGACGCGGTGGAGATTCCCAACGGCGTTGACGTGGCCTCTTTTGCCTCGGCGGCGCGGCTGCCCGGATATCCGCGGGCCGGCAAGACCGTGCTGTTTTTGGGCCGCTACGACGAGCCGCGCAAGGGCATGAGCGTGCTGCTCGGCGCGCTGCCGAGCGTGGTGCGGCACTTCCCAGATGTGCAGCTGCTGATCGTCGGCCGCGGCGACGAAGACGAATTACGCAGCCAGGCCGGCGAATTGGTGAACCACCTGCGTTTTTTGGGTCAGGTCGACGACGCCGGCAAGGCGTCGGCGCTGCGGAGCGCCGACGTGTACTGTGCACCGAACACCGGCGGCGAGAGCTTCGGCATCGTGCTGGTCGAGGCGATGGCCGCGGGCACCGCGGTCGTGGCCAGCGACCTGCACGCGTTTCGGCGGGTGCTGCGCGACGGGCAGGCCGGCTGCCTGGTGCCGGTCGACGATCCGGCGGCGCTGGGAGCCGCCCTGGTCGACGTGCTGAGCAACGACGTCTTGCGGGAACGCTATGTCGCGGCCGGTGCCGAGGCGGTGCGCCGATACGACTGGTCGGTGGTGGCCAACCAGATCATGCGGGTCTACGAGACGGTCGCCGGGTCGGGGGCGAAGGTGCAGGTGGCCAGCTGA
- a CDS encoding phosphatidylinositol mannoside acyltransferase produces the protein MADWGYAVGWLLVRAMPEFAARNVFDVGALVAARNGGPEQLRKNLARVIGVPPCDVPGTLIRASLASYARYWREVFRLPTMDHRTLARQLNDSVAGKEHLAAALAAGRGAILALPHSGNWDMAGVWLAQTHGRFTTVAERLKPESLYRRFIDYREGLGFEVLPLSGGPRPPFELLCERLADNRVVCLMAERDLTRTGAQVDFFGEPTRMPAGPAKLALETGAALLPVHCWYETDGWGFEVYPALDCASGNVGVITQALADRFAHNIAAHPADWHMLQPQWLADLPEERRASLGAA, from the coding sequence ATGGCGGACTGGGGATATGCGGTGGGCTGGCTGCTGGTGCGGGCCATGCCGGAATTCGCCGCCCGCAACGTGTTCGACGTGGGAGCGCTGGTGGCGGCCCGCAACGGCGGACCCGAGCAGCTGCGCAAGAATCTGGCCCGGGTCATCGGCGTGCCACCGTGCGACGTGCCCGGTACGCTGATTCGTGCTTCGCTGGCCTCCTACGCCCGCTACTGGCGGGAGGTGTTTCGATTGCCGACGATGGACCACCGCACGCTGGCCCGTCAGCTCAATGACTCGGTTGCCGGCAAGGAGCACCTGGCCGCGGCGCTGGCAGCCGGGCGGGGAGCAATTCTGGCCCTGCCGCACAGCGGGAACTGGGATATGGCCGGGGTGTGGCTGGCGCAGACCCACGGCCGGTTCACCACGGTCGCCGAGCGGCTCAAACCCGAGTCGCTCTACCGGCGTTTCATCGACTACCGCGAGGGCCTGGGCTTCGAGGTGCTGCCGTTGTCCGGCGGCCCGCGTCCACCATTCGAGTTGCTGTGCGAGCGGCTGGCCGACAACCGGGTGGTCTGCCTGATGGCCGAGCGCGACCTCACCCGAACCGGAGCGCAGGTCGATTTCTTCGGTGAACCCACCCGGATGCCGGCGGGCCCGGCCAAGCTCGCGTTGGAAACCGGGGCGGCCTTGCTCCCGGTGCACTGCTGGTATGAGACAGACGGGTGGGGCTTCGAGGTCTATCCGGCGCTGGATTGCGCGAGCGGGAACGTCGGCGTCATCACCCAGGCGCTGGCCGACCGGTTCGCGCACAACATCGCCGCGCACCCCGCCGACTGGCACATGCTGCAACCGCAGTGGTTAGCCGATCTGCCCGAGGAGCGTCGGGCCAGCTTGGGGGCGGCCTGA
- a CDS encoding NUDIX hydrolase has product MVWLVVAVAVLVGVLVLFAAWVYQTANRLDRLHVRYDLSWQALDGALARRAVVARAIAVDAYGGGPEGKRLAALADAAERAPRHAREACENELSAALAMVDPAALPSALVAELADAEARVLLARRFHNDAVRDTLALRERPTVRLLRLGGTASLPTYFEIAERSHPVGHAAYGVSSQRTSARVVLLDDDGAVLLLCGSDPAITDGSAPRWWFTVGGQVRPGEQLAEAAARELAEETGLRVGADDMIGPIWRRDAVFDFNGAVIDSQEFFFVYRTRRFEPTITGRTELERRYIHAARWCTAADIAELAAAGETVYPLQLSELLADANALADRRALQPRPQLQSIR; this is encoded by the coding sequence ATGGTCTGGCTGGTGGTGGCCGTCGCGGTGCTGGTCGGGGTGCTGGTGCTGTTCGCGGCGTGGGTGTATCAGACGGCGAACCGGCTCGACCGGTTGCACGTGCGCTACGACCTGTCCTGGCAGGCACTGGACGGGGCGTTAGCGCGCCGCGCCGTGGTGGCCCGCGCCATCGCGGTCGACGCGTACGGCGGTGGCCCCGAAGGCAAGCGGCTGGCCGCACTGGCCGATGCCGCCGAGCGTGCGCCGCGGCATGCGCGTGAGGCGTGCGAAAACGAGCTCTCGGCCGCATTGGCGATGGTCGACCCCGCGGCCCTGCCCTCGGCGCTGGTCGCCGAGCTCGCCGACGCGGAAGCGCGGGTGCTGTTGGCCCGCCGATTTCACAACGACGCGGTCCGCGACACGTTGGCGTTGCGTGAACGCCCCACGGTACGGCTGCTGCGGCTGGGTGGAACCGCTTCGCTGCCAACATATTTCGAAATCGCCGAGCGTTCGCATCCGGTGGGCCATGCCGCCTACGGTGTGTCCAGCCAGCGCACATCAGCGCGGGTCGTGCTACTCGACGACGACGGCGCGGTGCTGCTCCTATGCGGATCGGATCCGGCGATCACCGACGGCAGCGCGCCGCGCTGGTGGTTCACGGTCGGGGGCCAGGTGCGCCCGGGCGAGCAATTGGCGGAAGCCGCCGCTCGCGAGCTTGCCGAAGAGACCGGGCTGCGCGTCGGCGCCGACGACATGATCGGACCGATCTGGCGGCGCGACGCGGTATTCGACTTCAACGGCGCGGTGATCGACAGCCAGGAGTTCTTCTTCGTCTACCGCACCCGCCGGTTCGAGCCGACCATCACCGGGCGCACCGAGTTGGAGCGCCGCTACATCCACGCCGCGCGTTGGTGCACCGCCGCCGACATCGCCGAGCTGGCCGCCGCCGGCGAGACGGTCTACCCGCTGCAACTGTCGGAGTTGCTCGCCGATGCCAACGCGCTCGCCGACCGTCGGGCACTGCAACCGCGGCCCCAGCTGCAGTCCATCCGCTGA